One stretch of Pararhizobium qamdonense DNA includes these proteins:
- a CDS encoding HutD/Ves family protein — translation MHVLHSKDYRRMPWKNGGGETVEIAVFPPEADLASFGWRVSMATVASDGPFSVFAGIDRTLSILEGKGMELDIAGRPSTLLTQASHPLAFPADAQTSARLVSGTIVDLNVMTRRGQWTHQVERRVVEGQHHLDAEGGVTMLLSLGNMRIDSQSHGEELGRLDCAILEGVVLITSDMPTETYLIRITPA, via the coding sequence ATGCACGTTCTTCACTCGAAAGATTATCGCCGCATGCCGTGGAAAAACGGCGGCGGCGAGACGGTGGAGATTGCGGTGTTTCCGCCGGAAGCCGATCTCGCAAGTTTCGGTTGGCGCGTCAGCATGGCGACGGTGGCAAGCGATGGACCGTTTTCCGTTTTCGCTGGAATAGACCGCACCCTGTCGATCCTTGAGGGGAAAGGCATGGAGCTCGACATCGCCGGAAGGCCCTCCACCCTGTTGACGCAGGCCTCTCACCCGCTGGCCTTCCCGGCCGACGCCCAGACATCCGCGCGGCTGGTATCGGGAACGATCGTCGATCTCAATGTCATGACGCGCCGGGGGCAATGGACACATCAGGTCGAAAGGCGGGTTGTCGAAGGCCAGCATCATCTGGATGCCGAAGGCGGCGTCACGATGCTTCTTTCGCTCGGCAACATGCGGATCGACAGCCAGAGCCACGGCGAAGAACTCGGACGTCTCGATTGCGCCATCCTTGAGGGCGTCGTGCTGATCACGTCCGACATGCCAACGGAGACGTACCTGATCCGCATCACCCCGGCTTAA
- a CDS encoding formimidoylglutamate deiminase, with the protein MTSIHVKSALTPAGWQADVRLTIEGGRIATVAAGVAAEAGDERHDILVPGMPNLHSHAFQRGMAGLAETRGPGADSFWSWRTMMYRFALTMTPDHAEAVASQLYMEMLEAGFSRVGEFHYLHHDIDGRAYADISEMAQRIASAASQTGIGLTLLPVFYARSTFGGAAPNEGQRRFINTAESFERLLDGCRSVVKDLPEGRAGVAPHSLRAVTPDELAAVVAMAKDGPIHIHVAEQVKEVEDCVAWSGARPVEWLLDNAGLDDRWCLIHATHMTDDETRRMAGSKAIAGLCPITEANLGDGTFNAVVFAEAGGKFGIGSDSNVLIGLPDELRQLEYSQRLAHRSRNVLAAPGQSTGRALFDGAIDGGGIAMAIKTGIAAGNPADFVSLRVPEGDLAGDAVLDSWLFANGTKPDSVWVAGRKQVDGGRHRRRDEISAKFRSVMRELLA; encoded by the coding sequence TTGACCAGCATTCATGTGAAATCGGCTCTGACGCCGGCGGGATGGCAGGCGGATGTGCGGCTGACGATCGAGGGCGGCAGGATCGCGACCGTCGCAGCGGGGGTGGCTGCAGAGGCTGGCGACGAGCGCCACGATATCCTAGTGCCCGGCATGCCGAACCTGCACAGCCACGCCTTTCAGCGCGGCATGGCGGGCCTTGCCGAAACCCGCGGTCCTGGCGCCGACAGCTTCTGGAGCTGGCGCACGATGATGTACCGTTTTGCGCTGACAATGACGCCGGATCATGCCGAAGCGGTCGCCAGTCAGCTCTATATGGAAATGCTGGAAGCCGGGTTTTCGCGCGTCGGCGAGTTTCATTATCTGCACCATGACATCGATGGCCGCGCGTATGCCGATATTTCTGAAATGGCGCAGCGTATCGCATCTGCTGCTTCACAGACGGGGATCGGTTTGACGCTGCTTCCGGTTTTCTACGCGCGTTCTACATTCGGCGGTGCTGCGCCGAACGAGGGGCAGCGCCGTTTTATCAACACGGCCGAGAGCTTCGAGCGGCTGCTCGATGGCTGCCGTTCCGTAGTCAAGGATTTGCCGGAGGGCCGCGCGGGCGTGGCGCCGCACAGCTTGCGGGCAGTGACGCCGGATGAGCTTGCCGCAGTCGTCGCAATGGCGAAGGATGGGCCGATCCATATCCACGTGGCCGAACAGGTCAAGGAAGTGGAGGATTGCGTCGCCTGGTCCGGCGCGCGTCCGGTCGAATGGCTGCTCGACAATGCAGGGCTTGATGACCGCTGGTGCCTGATCCACGCAACCCACATGACCGATGACGAAACCCGGCGGATGGCCGGGAGCAAGGCGATTGCCGGCCTCTGCCCGATCACCGAAGCCAATCTCGGCGATGGCACGTTTAATGCGGTCGTCTTTGCAGAAGCGGGCGGCAAGTTTGGTATCGGCTCGGATTCCAACGTGCTGATCGGCCTGCCGGATGAACTGCGCCAACTCGAATATTCGCAGCGCCTGGCGCATCGCTCCCGTAACGTTCTGGCGGCACCCGGCCAATCGACCGGACGCGCTTTGTTTGACGGCGCCATCGACGGCGGCGGCATCGCCATGGCAATCAAGACCGGTATCGCTGCCGGCAATCCCGCCGATTTTGTCAGCCTGCGTGTGCCGGAGGGCGATCTTGCCGGTGATGCGGTTCTGGATTCCTGGCTGTTTGCCAATGGCACGAAGCCGGACAGCGTCTGGGTTGCGGGCCGCAAGCAGGTGGACGGCGGCCGCCATCGCAGGCGGGACGAGATATCGGCCAAATTCCGTAGCGTGATGCGCGAGCTTCTGGCCTGA
- the hutG gene encoding N-formylglutamate deformylase, with product MSVFEIKQGTSPVILGFPHTGTDVPPDIWERLNETGRLLTDTDWHIHRLYDGLLPDVTTVRATFHRYVLDANRDPEGVSLYPGQNTTGLIPETDFDGVPIWKDGEEPTEADIAARLADFHTPYHAALLAEIKRVKAIHGIAVVYDCHSIRSDIPFLFEGTLPDFNIGTDMGKTCDPAIQDATVDVVLNAEGYTSILNGRFKGGWTTRHYSDQENGVQTIQMELAQATHLSTETPPFAYDEVKAAKLRIHLKDILTRIETVALTLAHTKRGTK from the coding sequence ATGAGCGTTTTTGAAATCAAACAGGGCACATCGCCGGTCATCCTCGGCTTCCCCCATACCGGCACCGACGTTCCTCCGGACATCTGGGAGCGGCTCAACGAGACAGGCCGGCTGCTGACCGATACCGACTGGCACATCCATCGCCTCTATGACGGCCTGCTGCCGGATGTGACCACGGTGCGCGCCACGTTCCATCGCTACGTCCTAGACGCAAACCGCGATCCGGAAGGCGTCAGCCTTTATCCCGGCCAGAATACCACCGGTCTCATTCCGGAAACGGATTTCGACGGCGTCCCGATCTGGAAGGACGGGGAAGAGCCGACCGAAGCCGATATCGCCGCCCGTCTTGCCGATTTCCACACGCCCTATCATGCCGCGCTCCTGGCCGAGATCAAGCGCGTAAAGGCTATCCACGGCATTGCCGTCGTTTACGATTGCCATTCGATCCGGTCGGACATTCCGTTCCTGTTCGAAGGGACATTGCCCGACTTCAACATCGGCACCGACATGGGCAAGACCTGCGATCCAGCCATCCAGGACGCAACGGTCGATGTCGTTTTGAATGCCGAGGGCTATACCAGCATCCTCAACGGCCGCTTCAAGGGCGGATGGACGACGCGCCATTACAGCGATCAGGAAAACGGCGTCCAAACGATACAGATGGAACTGGCGCAAGCCACGCACCTGAGCACGGAAACGCCGCCCTTCGCCTATGACGAGGTCAAGGCGGCCAAACTCCGCATCCACTTAAAAGACATTCTCACGCGCATCGAAACAGTAGCGCTGACACTGGCACACACCAAAAGGGGAACAAAATGA
- the hutH gene encoding histidine ammonia-lyase, with amino-acid sequence MTLILQPGSVPLSTLETIYWTGAAARLDPAFDKGIEKAAARIAEIAAGNAPVYGINTGFGKLASIRIDAADVATLQRNLILSHCCGVGQPLAENIVRLIMALKLVSLGRGASGTRIELVRLIESMLEKGVIPVIPEKGSVGASGDLAPLAHMAAVMMGEGEAFFNGEQLDGRTALERAGLTPVVLAAKEGLALINGTQVSTALALAGLFRAHRAAQSALITGALSTDAAMGSSAPFHPDIHTLRGHKGQIDAAAALRGLLKGSVIRESHIEGDERVQDPYCIRCQPQVDGACLDLLRSVARTLEIEANAVTDNPLVLSDNSVVSGGNFHAEPVAFAADQIALAICEIGAISQRRIALLVDPALSYGLPAFLAKTPGLNSGLMIAEVTSAALMSENKQMSHPASVDSTPTSANQEDHVSMACHGARRLLQMTDNLFAIIGIEALTASQGIDFRAPLITSPELTNAITAIRTVVATLEVDRYMAADLKAASDLIATGALNAAISSGILPVLEA; translated from the coding sequence ATGACGCTTATTCTTCAGCCGGGCTCCGTCCCGCTTTCAACGCTTGAAACCATCTACTGGACCGGGGCAGCCGCCCGGCTCGATCCCGCCTTCGACAAGGGCATCGAAAAGGCCGCCGCCCGCATCGCCGAAATCGCCGCCGGCAATGCGCCGGTCTACGGCATCAATACCGGCTTCGGCAAACTGGCGAGCATCAGGATCGATGCTGCGGATGTCGCCACCCTGCAGCGCAACCTTATTCTTTCCCATTGCTGCGGCGTCGGCCAGCCGTTGGCTGAAAACATCGTCCGCCTGATCATGGCATTGAAGCTCGTCTCGCTCGGGCGTGGCGCCTCCGGGACGCGGATCGAACTCGTTCGCCTGATCGAGAGCATGCTCGAAAAAGGTGTCATCCCGGTCATCCCGGAAAAGGGCTCGGTCGGCGCCTCCGGCGACCTCGCACCGCTCGCCCATATGGCAGCCGTGATGATGGGCGAAGGCGAGGCCTTCTTCAATGGCGAACAGCTGGACGGCCGCACGGCGCTGGAACGCGCCGGCCTGACCCCGGTCGTTCTGGCCGCGAAGGAAGGCCTGGCGCTGATCAACGGCACGCAGGTCTCGACCGCTCTGGCACTCGCCGGTCTCTTCCGCGCCCATCGCGCCGCGCAATCCGCGCTGATCACCGGCGCGCTTTCGACCGATGCCGCCATGGGCTCCTCGGCACCGTTCCATCCAGACATCCATACCCTGCGCGGCCATAAGGGCCAGATCGATGCCGCAGCTGCCCTGCGCGGCCTGCTCAAGGGCTCTGTCATCCGTGAAAGCCATATCGAAGGCGACGAGCGCGTGCAGGACCCCTATTGCATCCGCTGCCAGCCCCAGGTCGATGGTGCCTGCCTCGATCTCCTGCGCTCGGTTGCCCGCACGCTCGAAATCGAAGCCAATGCCGTCACCGACAATCCGCTGGTTCTGTCGGACAATTCCGTCGTCTCCGGCGGCAATTTCCACGCCGAACCGGTGGCGTTTGCGGCAGACCAGATCGCGCTTGCGATCTGCGAAATCGGCGCGATCTCGCAACGCCGCATCGCGCTGCTGGTCGATCCGGCCCTCTCCTACGGCCTGCCAGCGTTCCTCGCCAAGACGCCGGGCCTCAATTCCGGCCTGATGATCGCCGAAGTCACATCGGCAGCGCTGATGTCGGAAAACAAGCAGATGTCGCATCCGGCCTCGGTCGATTCCACCCCGACCTCGGCCAACCAGGAAGACCATGTCTCCATGGCCTGCCACGGCGCCCGCCGCCTGCTGCAGATGACCGACAATCTCTTCGCCATTATCGGCATCGAGGCGCTGACGGCCTCCCAGGGCATCGACTTCCGCGCGCCTCTCATAACCAGCCCGGAACTGACCAACGCCATCACCGCCATCCGCACTGTCGTGGCGACGCTGGAGGTCGATCGCTACATGGCGGCAGATCTCAAGGCGGCAAGCGACCTCATCGCAACCGGCGCGCTGAACGCTGCGATTTCAAGCGGCATCCTGCCGGTTCTGGAGGCTTGA
- the hutC gene encoding histidine utilization repressor, which translates to MDVPLAESAGELSLHQRILGDIEDRILSGEWQPGFRIPFEVDLAEQYKCSRMTVNKALTQLAKTGLIERRRKSGSYVTQPRAQSAVLEIRDIKLEVQSLGLAYDYRLLSKTRRRSTGDDKLRLGLPAAASILEVNCTHFGGVRPFCFEQRLINLTAVPDAAEETFEVEAPGPWLLNRVPWSAAEHTIRAIAADEMIATALAIPGGTPCLTVERRTWSNGSYVTHVRLIYPGERHALIANFTPAQPK; encoded by the coding sequence GTGGATGTGCCGCTTGCCGAAAGTGCAGGCGAGCTATCGCTGCATCAGCGTATCCTCGGCGATATCGAGGATCGTATTCTATCCGGCGAATGGCAGCCGGGCTTTCGCATTCCGTTCGAAGTCGATCTGGCCGAACAATATAAATGTTCGCGCATGACCGTGAACAAGGCGCTGACGCAGCTGGCAAAGACCGGGCTTATCGAGCGGCGCCGGAAATCAGGCAGCTATGTCACGCAGCCACGGGCGCAATCGGCAGTTCTGGAAATCCGCGACATCAAGCTGGAGGTCCAGTCGCTGGGCCTCGCCTATGATTACCGGCTGTTGAGCAAAACCCGCCGCCGCAGCACCGGCGACGACAAGCTCAGGCTCGGTCTGCCTGCGGCCGCTTCCATTCTGGAGGTGAATTGCACGCATTTCGGGGGCGTAAGGCCATTTTGCTTCGAGCAGCGGCTGATCAACCTGACGGCTGTGCCGGACGCCGCAGAAGAAACATTCGAGGTCGAGGCGCCCGGTCCATGGCTTTTGAACCGTGTGCCCTGGAGTGCGGCAGAGCATACGATCCGCGCGATTGCTGCCGATGAGATGATTGCCACGGCTCTGGCCATTCCGGGCGGAACGCCGTGCCTGACTGTTGAGCGCCGGACATGGAGCAACGGCTCCTATGTCACCCATGTTCGCCTGATCTATCCGGGCGAACGGCATGCGCTGATTGCCAATTTTACCCCGGCGCAGCCGAAATAA
- a CDS encoding sarcosine oxidase subunit gamma family protein — MADFALLHRPALADAKSGPFGAPSNAQRIRLTALPEGHVLHVLSARGSGDLQNLIPQIGDGTPHAVRPYGPGQWFVIGDAPLSAAEIFGKTPLLDGKASISDQGHGRVRIGISGASVEAVLAKGTAVDLAVSNFPVGHSAMTLIGHISALISRTGEDSFELLVLRGFAASLWDELIEMSLEFGVDANFGS; from the coding sequence ATGGCTGATTTTGCGCTCCTCCACCGCCCTGCCCTTGCCGATGCCAAGTCCGGTCCGTTCGGCGCGCCTTCAAACGCTCAGCGGATCAGGCTGACGGCGCTGCCGGAAGGCCATGTGCTGCACGTTCTCAGCGCCCGTGGCAGCGGCGACCTGCAAAACCTGATCCCGCAGATCGGCGACGGCACGCCGCATGCCGTGCGGCCCTATGGTCCCGGGCAATGGTTTGTCATCGGTGATGCCCCGCTTTCGGCCGCGGAGATTTTCGGCAAGACGCCGCTTCTGGATGGTAAGGCATCGATTTCCGATCAGGGCCACGGCCGCGTCCGGATCGGCATCAGCGGCGCGTCTGTCGAGGCGGTGCTTGCCAAGGGTACGGCAGTCGATCTCGCAGTTTCGAATTTTCCGGTTGGCCATTCCGCCATGACCCTGATCGGCCATATTTCGGCGCTGATTTCGCGCACGGGCGAAGACAGCTTCGAGCTTCTGGTGCTGCGCGGTTTTGCGGCAAGCCTTTGGGATGAACTGATCGAGATGAGCCTCGAATTCGGCGTCGATGCCAACTTTGGCAGCTGA
- the hutU gene encoding urocanate hydratase encodes MTNPRHNIRDVRAARGTELTAKSWMTEAPLRMLMNNLDPEVAENPHELVVYGGIGRAARTWADFDKIVETLRDLNEDETLMVQSGKPVGVFRTHKDAPRVLIANSNLVPHWATWDHFNELDKKGLAMYGQMTAGSWIYIGTQGIVQGTYETFVEAGRQHYGDNLKGKWVLTGGLGGMGGAQPLAAVMAGACCLAVECNPDSIDFRLRTRYVDEKAETLDEAMEMIARWTAAGEAKSVGLLGNTAEILPEMVRRGIRPDMVTDQTSAHDPVNGYLPKGWTMGEWKEKRESDPKAVEKAARASMRDHVEAMIAFQDMGIPTFDYGNNIRQVAKDEGLENAFAFPGFVPAYIRPLFCRGIGPFRWAALSGDPEDIRKTDAKVKELTPGNKHLHNWLDMAAERIAFQGLPARICWVGLGDRHRLGLAFNEMVRTGELSAPVVIGRDHLDSGSVASPNRETEAMKDGSDAVSDWPLLNALLNTASGATWVSLHHGGGVGMGFSQHSGVVICADGTDDAARRLERVLWNDPATGVMRHADAGYDIAIDCAKEKGLRLPGILGN; translated from the coding sequence ATGACCAATCCTCGTCACAATATTCGCGACGTCCGCGCCGCCCGTGGCACCGAGCTGACCGCAAAATCCTGGATGACCGAAGCGCCGCTTCGCATGCTGATGAACAATCTCGATCCCGAAGTGGCCGAGAACCCGCATGAACTGGTCGTCTATGGCGGCATCGGCCGCGCCGCCCGCACCTGGGCCGATTTCGACAAGATCGTCGAAACGCTGCGCGACCTCAATGAAGACGAGACGCTGATGGTGCAGTCGGGCAAGCCGGTCGGCGTGTTCCGCACCCACAAGGATGCGCCGCGCGTGCTCATCGCCAATTCCAACCTCGTTCCGCATTGGGCGACCTGGGATCATTTCAACGAACTGGATAAGAAGGGCCTTGCCATGTACGGCCAGATGACGGCCGGTTCGTGGATTTATATCGGCACGCAGGGTATCGTTCAGGGCACCTACGAGACCTTCGTCGAGGCCGGACGCCAGCACTATGGCGATAACCTCAAGGGCAAATGGGTTCTGACCGGCGGTCTCGGCGGCATGGGCGGCGCCCAGCCGCTGGCCGCCGTCATGGCCGGCGCCTGCTGCCTTGCCGTGGAATGCAATCCCGATTCGATCGATTTCCGCCTGCGCACCCGCTATGTCGATGAGAAGGCGGAAACGCTGGACGAGGCGATGGAAATGATCGCGCGCTGGACCGCCGCCGGCGAGGCAAAATCCGTCGGCCTGCTCGGCAATACCGCCGAAATCCTGCCGGAAATGGTCCGCCGCGGCATCCGCCCCGACATGGTCACCGACCAGACCTCGGCCCATGACCCGGTCAACGGCTATCTGCCGAAGGGCTGGACGATGGGAGAGTGGAAGGAAAAGCGCGAAAGCGACCCGAAAGCCGTCGAAAAGGCGGCCCGCGCCTCCATGCGCGACCATGTCGAGGCGATGATCGCCTTCCAGGACATGGGCATCCCGACCTTCGACTATGGCAACAACATCCGCCAGGTCGCCAAGGATGAGGGCCTCGAAAACGCCTTTGCCTTTCCGGGCTTTGTGCCCGCCTATATCCGCCCACTGTTTTGCCGCGGCATCGGCCCCTTCCGCTGGGCAGCACTCTCCGGTGATCCGGAAGACATCCGCAAGACGGATGCCAAGGTGAAGGAACTCACCCCCGGCAACAAGCACCTGCACAACTGGCTCGACATGGCCGCCGAACGCATCGCCTTCCAGGGCTTGCCGGCGCGCATTTGCTGGGTCGGTCTCGGCGACCGCCACCGGCTGGGCCTCGCCTTCAACGAGATGGTCAGAACAGGCGAACTCTCCGCCCCGGTCGTCATCGGCCGCGACCATCTCGATTCCGGCTCCGTCGCCTCGCCAAACCGCGAGACCGAAGCGATGAAGGATGGCTCGGACGCCGTATCCGACTGGCCGCTGCTCAACGCGTTGCTCAACACCGCATCGGGCGCCACCTGGGTGTCGTTGCACCATGGCGGCGGCGTCGGCATGGGCTTCTCGCAGCATTCCGGCGTCGTCATCTGCGCCGATGGTACCGACGATGCGGCCCGCCGCCTGGAGCGCGTGCTCTGGAACGACCCGGCCACCGGCGTCATGCGCCACGCCGACGCGGGCTACGACATTGCCATCGATTGCGCCAAGGAAAAGGGTCTGCGGTTGCCGGGGATTCTGGGGAACTAA
- the hutI gene encoding imidazolonepropionase, with product MSSIKSAPDSTKPAACDRLWRNARLATLNPALPGLGLIENGVIAVQDGRILYAGAEASLPFPIEHAAEIIDCGGRWITPGLIDCHTHLVHAGDRANEFEMRLAGATYEEVARAGGGIVSSVRALREASEDELVAQTLPRLDALIAEGVTTVEVKSGYGLDLENEAKALRAARRLSDERDVAVRTTFLGAHALPPEFKGDKAGYIAKVVDEMLPAIAAEGLADAVDGFCEGIAFSTDEMRLVFNAAKTHGLPVKLHADQLSNLHGAALAAEYGALSADHLEYTDAAGAEAMAKSGTVAVILPGAFYFIRETKKPPVDLFRKAGVAMAIATDNNPGTSPLTSLLLTMNMAATLFGMTVTECIAGVTREAARALGLVDEVGTLEPGKWADFAIWNIERPAELVYRMGFNPLHARVRNGH from the coding sequence ATGTCTTCCATAAAATCGGCACCAGACAGCACAAAGCCCGCCGCCTGCGACCGTCTGTGGCGAAACGCCCGGCTGGCAACGCTGAACCCCGCTTTGCCGGGTCTTGGCCTTATCGAAAACGGCGTCATCGCCGTTCAGGACGGGCGCATCCTCTATGCCGGCGCCGAAGCCAGCCTGCCCTTCCCGATCGAACATGCCGCCGAAATCATCGATTGCGGTGGCCGCTGGATCACCCCCGGCCTGATCGACTGCCACACCCATCTCGTCCATGCCGGTGACCGCGCCAACGAATTCGAAATGCGGCTCGCGGGCGCAACATACGAAGAGGTCGCGCGTGCCGGCGGCGGCATCGTTTCCTCCGTCCGCGCGCTCCGGGAAGCCAGCGAAGATGAGCTTGTCGCGCAGACGCTTCCCCGTCTGGACGCGCTGATTGCCGAGGGCGTCACCACGGTCGAAGTCAAGTCCGGCTATGGCCTCGACCTCGAAAACGAGGCCAAGGCCTTGCGCGCCGCACGCCGCCTGAGCGATGAGCGCGATGTCGCGGTCCGAACGACCTTCCTCGGCGCCCACGCGCTGCCGCCGGAATTCAAGGGGGACAAAGCCGGCTATATCGCCAAGGTGGTGGACGAGATGCTGCCCGCCATCGCCGCCGAAGGCTTGGCGGATGCGGTCGATGGTTTCTGCGAAGGCATCGCCTTTTCGACCGATGAAATGCGGCTGGTCTTTAATGCTGCAAAAACCCATGGCCTGCCGGTCAAGCTGCATGCCGACCAGCTGTCCAACCTGCATGGCGCAGCGCTTGCTGCCGAATATGGCGCGCTTTCGGCTGATCACCTCGAATATACCGACGCGGCCGGCGCAGAAGCGATGGCGAAAAGCGGCACCGTTGCCGTCATCCTACCAGGCGCATTCTATTTCATCCGTGAGACGAAGAAGCCGCCGGTCGATCTGTTCCGCAAGGCGGGCGTCGCCATGGCCATCGCCACCGACAACAATCCGGGCACCTCGCCGCTGACATCGCTGCTTCTCACCATGAATATGGCAGCCACCCTGTTTGGCATGACAGTCACCGAATGCATTGCCGGCGTGACGCGAGAGGCTGCCCGCGCCTTGGGTCTGGTCGATGAAGTGGGGACGCTGGAACCTGGAAAATGGGCCGATTTCGCCATCTGGAATATCGAGCGGCCGGCTGAGCTCGTCTATCGCATGGGCTTCAACCCGCTGCATGCGCGTGTGCGCAACGGGCACTGA